A section of the Salmo salar chromosome ssa05, Ssal_v3.1, whole genome shotgun sequence genome encodes:
- the LOC106606009 gene encoding protein S100-A1: MPSQLERSMESLITVFHRYADKDGDCNTLSKKELKELMQTELDSFLKSQKDPAAIDKIMKDLDQNGDGKVSFEEFVSLVVGLSIACEQIYQLHTQKVAAKK, translated from the exons ATGCCGTCTCAGTTGGAGAGATCCATGGAGTCCCTGATCACGGTGTTCCATCGCTATGCCGACAAGGATGGTGACTGCAACACACTGAGCAAGAAGGAGCTGAAAGAGCTGATGCAGACAGAACTGGACAGCTTCCTGAAG tCTCAGAAGGACCCAGCCGCCATAGACAAGATCATGAAGGATCTGGACCAGAATGGTGATGGGAAGGTGAGCTTTGAGGAGTTTGTCTCTCTGGTGGTGGGCCTCTCCATCGCCTGTGAACAGATCTACCAGCTCCACACCCAGAAGGTTGCTGCCAAGAAGTGA